In Cryptomeria japonica chromosome 10, Sugi_1.0, whole genome shotgun sequence, a genomic segment contains:
- the LOC131033095 gene encoding cytochrome P450 94A2, with amino-acid sequence MAPDKIFLGILLVLVGCISLCFLRRKSVNKPYKGPAIYPIIGSAVEFFRNRHRVLQWFAEIMEKMPTNTFKLERPGGITDIMTGNPANVEHILKTKFEDYPKGERFTILLHDFLGRGILNVDGELWKMQRKTASYEFNTKSLRSFVVETVQWEIQNRLLPVLTNASKMGKSLDLQDILERFAFDNICSVAFGVDPACLLPSMPTPPFAKAFDDATEISAGRFYSAVPFWWRVKRMLNIGSEKRLGEAIKLVNGFAMDVVSSRRKEISENRSGLPEREDLLSRFMAALLNNRDELGIDDESESEKQSSGTMDMFLKEMVVSFLLAGRDTTSAALTWFFWVLSSHQRVEEAIRTEVLNILAKRSQTPPADEEGYFCFSFEELKDMQYLHAALCESMRLYPPVPADAKLASIDDVLPDGTFVGKGWHVSYLNYSMGRMENIWGSDCLQFKPERWLKGGEFVGENQYKFPVFHAGPRICLGKEMALIQMKLIVASIIHRFHFVIEDGITCPDYVVSLTMRMKGGLPVTVRCRRPEH; translated from the coding sequence ATGGCTCCGGACAAGATATTTCTTGGCATTCTCCTTGTTTTAGTTGGGTGTATTTCGCTGTGTTTTCTAAGAAGAAAGTCAGTCAACAAGCCGTACAAGGGCCCTGCTATCTATCCCATAATCGGTTCTGCCGTAGAATTCTTTAGAAATCGTCACAGGGTTCTGCAATGGTTCGCAGAAATAATGGAAAAGATGCCAACAAATACTTTCAAGCTGGAACGGCCAGGCGGAATCACAGATATCATGACGGGAAATCCAGCAAACGTAGAGCATATACTCAAAACCAAATTTGAAGATTACCCAAAGGGGGAACGCTTTACAATTCTTCTCCACGATTTCTTAGGCCGAGGGATTTTGAATGTGGACGGCGAGCTGTGGAAGATGCAGAGAAAGACTGCAAGCTACGAGTTTAATACCAAGTCTCTCAGAAGCTTCGTGGTGGAGACGGTGCAGTGGGAGATTCAGAATCGCCTCTTGCCAGTGCTCACAAACGCATCCAAAATGGGCAAGTCTTTAGATTTGcaagacattttggagagatttgcaTTTGATAATATTTGTAGCGTAGCGTTTGGGGTGGATCCCGCCTGTCTCCTCCCATCAATGCCCACTCCACCTTTTGCAAAGGCTTTTGACGATGCTACTGAAATTAGTGCTGGTAGATTCTACTCTGCTGTTCCTTTCTGGTGGAGAGTGAAGCGCATGCTTAACATCGGTTCTGAAAAGCGTTTGGGGGAAGCGATTAAATTAGTGAATGGATTCGCTATGGATGTGGTGAGTAGTAGAAGGAAGGAGATTTCGGAGAATAGATCAGGACTCCCTGAAAGAGAGGATCTGCTTTCTAGATTCATGGCGGCTCTTTTAAACAATAGAGATGAATTAGGGATAGATGATGAGTCAGAAAGTGAGAAGCAATCCAGTGGTACGATGGATATGTTTTTGAAGGAGATGGTGGTGAGCTTTCTGTTGGCAGGAAGGGATACCACGTCCGCTGCTCTCACATGGTTTTTCTGGGTGCTCTCTTCCCACCAGAGAGTAGAGGAAGCCATTCGCACTGAAGTTTTAAACATCTTGGCTAAGAGATCACAAACCCCACCAGCTGATGAAGAAGGGTACTTTTGTTTCAGCTTTGAAGAATTGAAGGATATGCAATATCTCCATGCTGCTCTGTGCGAGTCAATGCGGCTCTACCCTCCCGTGCCCGCTGACGCCAAACTTGCCTCCATAGATGATGTTTTACCAGACGGGACTTTTGTGGGGAAGGGATGGCATGTGAGTTACCTTAACTATTCGATGGGCAGGATGGAAAATATTTGGGGGAGTGATTGTTTGCAGTTTAAACCGGAGAGATGGTTAAAAGGAGGGGAATTTGTGGGAGAAAATCAGTATAAATTTCCAGTGTTCCATGCAGGACCTCGAATATGCCTGGGTAAGGAGATGGCACTGATACAGATGAAGTTAATTGTGGCCTCTATTATTCATAGATTCCATTTTGTGATAGAAGATGGGATTACGTGTCCCGATTATGTGGTGTCTCTGACCATGCGTATGAAAGGAGGACTGCCCGTTACTGTAAGATGTCGGAGACCCGAACATTGA